The Alteromonas macleodii ATCC 27126 genome segment CTAACCCAAAATGAAACAAGCAGCATTGAAGAAGTACTTCGCCAAGCGAAAGAAAAGCAGCTTAAAGTAGCCTTTAACCCAGCGCCTATGAGCGAGTCGGTTAAACAGCTTCCGTTAGACTGTGTAGATTTACTTATTGTAAATGAAACCGAAGCTGCTGCGATCACCGGTAAAGAAGAACTTGAAGATATTGTGACAGTGTTCAAAGAGCAGTGGTCACACAGCGAAGTTATTATTACACTGGGTAAAGCGGGTGTAATGATGCTGCGCAAAAACGATGTTGTAGAAGTAAAAGCATTCTCTGTAGACGCGGTAGATACCACCGCAGCCGGTGACACCTTTATCGGTTATTTCCTGTCTGCATACAGCAACCACACCGATGCTAAACAAGCATTGCGTCGCGGGTGTGCAGCTTCAGCCATTGCGGTAACACGCGAGGGCGCAGCGCAGAGTATTCCAACACAAAAAGAAGTGGATCGTTTCTTAGCGAAACACGCCAACTAGCAAGACGCACTGAGATAAATTGATGGCACATAAGATCATATTAGATACGGATCCGGGGATTGATGATGCAATGGCGATCTTTTTCGCCTTTCAGTCCCCAGACATTGAAGTACTTGGCTTAACGACCGTTTACGGTAACGTTCCAGTAACAATGGCAGCGCAAAACGCACTGACACTTTGTGAAATTGCAGGTAAAGATATCCCTGTAACTAAAGGTGTTGGCATGCCATGGGTTGGCCCAGAGTCAACGTACGCACACTTCGTACACGGTGAGTACGGCTTTGGTCATATTAAACCTGAAGCGCCTAAAACCGAGCTTGACCCACGCAGCTCTGCGCAGTTTATCGTTGATATGGCACGTAAGTACCCTGGCGAAGTTACCATTGTTGCTATTGGCCCACTAGGTAACTTGGCCCTTGCGCTTCGTCTTGAGCCAGAACTTCCTAAGTTGGTAAAAGGCGTTAGCATTATGGGTGGTGCAGCGTTTGTACCAGGTAATGTTACGCCGGTAGCTGAAGCGAACATTTGGAACGATGCACATGCAGCAGAAATCGTTTTCGCAGCAGACTGGGAACTCACCATGTTTGGTTTGGACGTAACAAACTTCACGCCGTTCTCGCCAGCCTTTGTTGAAAAGCTTGAAGAGAAAAACAATACCCTTGGTGGTTTTGTGAAAGAAAGTGCCCAGTTCTACATGGATTTCTACTCGCAAAAC includes the following:
- a CDS encoding ribokinase; this encodes MAIINFGSINIDHVYQVDHFVQPGETLASTHYQTLLGGKGANQSIALAQAGADVRHVGSIHENDASFKQALIKKGVDCRGVKCSEVPSGHAIIQVTPSGENAIVLFGGANQTITAKTVMQALDDTRPSDWVLTQNETSSIEEVLRQAKEKQLKVAFNPAPMSESVKQLPLDCVDLLIVNETEAAAITGKEELEDIVTVFKEQWSHSEVIITLGKAGVMMLRKNDVVEVKAFSVDAVDTTAAGDTFIGYFLSAYSNHTDAKQALRRGCAASAIAVTREGAAQSIPTQKEVDRFLAKHAN
- a CDS encoding nucleoside hydrolase, translating into MAHKIILDTDPGIDDAMAIFFAFQSPDIEVLGLTTVYGNVPVTMAAQNALTLCEIAGKDIPVTKGVGMPWVGPESTYAHFVHGEYGFGHIKPEAPKTELDPRSSAQFIVDMARKYPGEVTIVAIGPLGNLALALRLEPELPKLVKGVSIMGGAAFVPGNVTPVAEANIWNDAHAAEIVFAADWELTMFGLDVTNFTPFSPAFVEKLEEKNNTLGGFVKESAQFYMDFYSQNREDRVCFFHDAFPIAHLRHPELFELTEGHVRVGTGTLDRGQTVVAPKGTTPSPLWNEANTIKVATKVDHKKLEQLFIDTYAL